In Zea mays cultivar B73 chromosome 7, Zm-B73-REFERENCE-NAM-5.0, whole genome shotgun sequence, the following proteins share a genomic window:
- the LOC100283458 gene encoding 50S ribosomal protein L12-2 has translation MPLFFSKFAPLVPRVRRLSIAAATAAGEDPKLSRIADELLALSPAELDDYAALLRLKLRLSLTSSAAAGASPAGAGDAAAAAVEAAAAVKTAFDLKIEKYEAAAKIKIIKEVRAMTDLGLKEAKELVEKAPVVVRAGLPKEEAEALAAKLKAAGAAVALE, from the coding sequence ATGCCACTCTTCTTCTCCAAATTCGCACCATTGGTCCCCCGCGTCCGCCGCCTTTCCATCGCCGCGGCGACAGCCGCCGGCGAGGACCCTAAGCTGTCTCGAATCGCGGATGAGCTCCTCGCCCTATCCCCCGCCGAGCTGGACGACTACGCGGCGCTCCTGCGCCTCAAGCTCCGCCTGTCGCTCACCTCCAGCGCAGCTGCTGGAGCCTCTCCGGCCGGGGCCGGGGACGCCGCGGCTGCAGCCGTGGAGGCCGCCGCGGCGGTGAAGACGGCGTTCGACTTGAAGATCGAGAAGTACGAGGCCGCGGCGAAGATTAAGATCATCAAGGAGGTGCGCGCGATGACGGACCTGGGTCTGAAGGAGGCAAAGGAGCTCGTGGAGAAGGCGCCCGTAGTGGTGCGCGCGGGGTTGCCTAAAGAGGAGGCCGAGGCGCTCGCCGCTAAGCTCAAGGCCGCCGGTGCCGCTGTTGCACTCGAGTGA
- the LOC100285639 gene encoding lipid binding protein precursor gives MARLISLAVAVAVAVLALASGAASQAPGPASSVDCTSALAGLVGCLPYVQQGSTQGKPARECCAGVKAALKRHATVACLCAAFGRNYGMPLNLTRAAGLPAACGEDPAAFSRCNIKVPGAPASAPIASGTAPAAPTPGSSKSAAVIRSPVSAFAVLVGVAATLLSHCPL, from the exons ATGGCGCGCCTCATCAGCCTCGCCGTCGCCGTGGCGGTGGCCGTCCTCGCGCTAGCGTCCGGCGCGGCGTCGCAGGCGCCGGGTCCGGCTTCGTCGGTGGACTGCACGTCGGCGCTGGCCGGGCTCGTGGGCTGCCTGCCGTACGTGCAGCAGGGGAGCACGCAGGGCAAGCCCGCCAGGGAGTGCTGCGCCGGCGTCAAGGCCGCCCTCAAGAGGCACGCCACCGTCGCCTGCCTCTGCGCCGCTTTCGGCCGGAACTACGGCATGCCGCTCAACCTCACCCGCGCCGCCGGCCTGCCCGCGGCGTGCGGCGAAGACCCCGCCGCCTTCAGCCGGTGCAACA TCAAAGTGCCCGGCGCCCCTGCTTCTG CGCCTATAGCTTCCGGAACGGCTCCGGCAGCCCCAACCCCGGGCTCGTCCAAGTCAGCGGCGGTGATCCGATCGCCGGTCTCAGCGTTCGCCGTCCTCGTCGGCGTGGCCGCGACTCTCCTCTCGCACTGCCCCCTCTGA